One genomic region from Antedon mediterranea chromosome 3, ecAntMedi1.1, whole genome shotgun sequence encodes:
- the LOC140044954 gene encoding E3 ubiquitin-protein ligase TRAIP-like, which translates to MMIKATCVICQEFFQTDQCIYSTTCGHVFHEVCLLKWIQTSPTCPHCRQTARLKNIVRLFFETDNDDDDDTLDPTKLKDELDHVNAELANFNKLKSDLETDKKNLNAKVKKLSSDIKSITKELQVEQTTNQALRKQLKYLSIQGDEAKEAKKTATVLKEKLTHFERLKKVLTANSEAVSQMMEEHGDKSNACRDLATYCVSLKREFENAKLNKLHLRDELSATKKELSAKTKQLNDYKIGTLNNQKQIQLLEEEVSCLEKDKENLKRKIQVLQQSVNSPSGSKGVISRLLFESPAPFSMKAPKLQDPGDWSGDTSIDLPSQPGNPMTPDFVKPSLNIATQKECKEFGIPFIKTTSIANSQKRKKSEEENMIAVLRTSSLFNNSRSLGDSKHKGYNGLGGHHTVFTSKKKSQQNLSRPSKRVKTGKEPPLPTLHKFMS; encoded by the exons ATGATGATAAAGGCAACTTGTGTTATTTGTcaggaattttttcaaacaGATCAGTGCATTTATTCAACAACCTGTGGACATGTCTTTCATGAAGTTTG CTTGTTGAAATGGATTCAAACATCACCAACTTGTCCTCATTGTCGTCAAACAGCTAGACTTAAAAACATTGTCCGCCTTTTCTTTGAAactgataatgatgatgatgatgatactttGGACCCAACAAAATTAAAG GATGAATTGGACCACGTCAATGCAGAACTAGCTAATTTCAACAAATTGAAATCTGATTTAGAAACAGATAAAAAGAATTTGAATGCAAAAGTTAAGAAACTAAGCTCTGATATAAAATCTATAACCAAAGAGCTTCAAGTGGAACAAACTACAAACCAAGCATTAAGA AAACaactaaaatatttaagtatCCAAGGAGATGAAGCTAAAGAAGCAAAGAAAACTGCAACAGTTCTTAAGGAAAAGTTAACACATTTTGAAAG GCTTAAAAAAGTCTTGACTGCAAATTCAGAGGCAGTGTCACAAATGATGGAAGAACATGGAGACAAATCAAACGCTTGTAGAGATTTAGCTACATACTGTGTTTCACTTAAAAG GGAATTTGAGAATGCAAAGTTGAACAAATTACATTTAAGAGATGAACTTTCAGCAACAAAGAAAGAACTGTCTGCAAAAACAAAACAG TTAAATGATTACAAAATAGGAACATTAAACAACCAGAAACAGATACAGTTATTAGAAGAAGAGGTGAGCTGTTTAGAAAAAGATAAAGAGAATTTAAAGAGGAAGATTCAAGTGCTACAACAGTCTGTGAATTCACCAAGTGGATCTAAAGGCGTTATATCAAGACTGCTTTTTGAAAG TCCGGCACCATTCAGCATGAAAGCCCCAAAACTTCAAGACCCAGGGGATTGGAGTGGAGATACAAGCATAGACCTTCCTTCACAACCGGGTAATCCAATGACACCAGACTTTGTAAAGCCTAGTTTGAATATTGCAACCCAGAAAGAATGTAAAGAATTTGGTATTCCATTCATCAAGACTACGTCAATAGCAAATAGTCAGAAg AGGAAGAAGAGTGAAGAAGAGAACATGATTGCAGTTCTACGTACTTCAAGTTTATTCAATAACTCCAGGAGTCTTGGTGATAGTAAACACAAAGGATATAATGGTTTAGGTGGACATCATacagtattcacttct aaaaaaaaatctcaaCAGAATTTGTCAAGACCATCTAAAAGGGTGAAAACTGGCAAAGAACCTCCTTTACCAACATTACACAAGTTCATGTCCTGA